In one window of Phycisphaerales bacterium DNA:
- a CDS encoding aminopeptidase, translated as MRDPRLDKLADVLVNFSTKVKPGDLVAIAAEPIAMPLTEAVAEKVLKAGGNPFWLPRSEQLTEVLLTHGSDDQIRYCSPLMVETYKTIDVQISFWTQLNTKYLGKVDPQKAALLQQARRPWFKEFMNRSARKEFRWVGTAFPTNASAQDADMSLTQYENFVFEACYLHLPDPVAKWKSIYETQERVREYLQKKKVVRFRVPGVSGPGGHDGTDLTVNVDGSTWINCFGESNFPDGEVFAGPKGVDGHVNYTYPALYNGREVEGVRLVFKGGRVVDASAKKNEAFLIKMLDQDAGARVLGEIAIGTNYAIKDHTKNILFDEKIGGTFHAAVGAGYPESGNSNESGLHWDMICDLRKGGTIEADGEVFHKDGLFLKEGWPRP; from the coding sequence ATGCGCGACCCCCGACTCGACAAGCTGGCCGATGTGCTCGTGAACTTCTCCACCAAGGTCAAGCCCGGCGACCTCGTCGCCATCGCCGCCGAGCCCATCGCCATGCCCCTCACCGAGGCCGTGGCCGAGAAGGTTCTCAAGGCCGGCGGCAACCCCTTCTGGCTACCGCGCAGCGAGCAGCTCACCGAGGTCCTCCTCACGCACGGCAGCGACGACCAGATCCGCTACTGCTCGCCGCTCATGGTCGAGACCTACAAGACCATCGACGTCCAGATCAGCTTCTGGACTCAGCTCAACACCAAGTACCTCGGCAAGGTTGACCCGCAGAAGGCCGCGCTGCTCCAGCAGGCCCGCCGCCCCTGGTTCAAGGAGTTCATGAACCGCAGCGCGCGGAAGGAGTTCCGCTGGGTCGGCACGGCGTTCCCCACCAACGCCAGCGCCCAGGACGCGGACATGAGCCTCACGCAGTACGAGAACTTCGTGTTCGAGGCCTGCTACCTCCACCTGCCCGACCCGGTCGCCAAGTGGAAGAGCATCTACGAGACGCAGGAGCGCGTCCGCGAGTACCTGCAGAAGAAGAAGGTCGTCCGCTTCCGCGTGCCCGGTGTCAGCGGCCCCGGCGGGCACGACGGCACCGACCTGACCGTGAATGTCGATGGGTCAACGTGGATCAACTGCTTCGGCGAGAGCAACTTCCCCGACGGCGAGGTCTTCGCCGGCCCCAAGGGCGTGGACGGGCACGTCAACTACACCTACCCCGCCCTGTACAACGGGAGAGAGGTCGAGGGCGTGCGCCTGGTCTTCAAGGGCGGGCGTGTCGTCGACGCCTCCGCGAAGAAGAACGAGGCGTTCCTCATCAAGATGCTGGACCAGGATGCGGGCGCCCGCGTGCTCGGCGAGATCGCCATCGGCACCAACTACGCCATCAAGGACCACACCAAGAACATCCTGTTCGACGAGAAGATCGGCGGCACCTTCCACGCCGCGGTTGGCGCGGGGTACCCCGAGAGCGGCAACTCCAACGAGTCGGGCCTGCACTGGGACATGATCTGCGACCTCCGCAAGGGCGGCACCATCGAGGCCGACGGCGAGGTCTTCCACAAGGACGGCCTGTTCCTCAAGGAAGGCTGGCCCCGCCCCTAG